One Cenarchaeum symbiont of Oopsacas minuta DNA segment encodes these proteins:
- a CDS encoding acetylglutamate kinase produces the protein MITIKIGGSVVDDLHESTILDIKKTSIEQGLVIVHGGAKEVTKVSKQIGREPKFVTSPSGIKSRYTDAETANIFTMVMTGRIGKNIVRILQKNGINAIGLSGIDGRLIQAERKKKLLVINDKGRKQMIDGGYTGKITKVDSDFIKYLIERKMVPVISPVATSEEYDFLNVDGDRAAAYVAGAIKSDCVLFITNVDGLWDKDKNIIKHLDLQYAKEIRPTIGPGMEKKVLASIEAIEMGVNTAIIANGKRENPISEALKHKECTVIER, from the coding sequence ATGATTACAATAAAGATAGGCGGTAGTGTCGTAGATGATCTCCACGAGTCTACCATACTAGATATTAAAAAAACATCCATTGAACAAGGTTTGGTCATAGTTCATGGTGGGGCAAAAGAGGTTACCAAAGTTTCAAAACAGATTGGAAGAGAGCCAAAATTTGTCACATCTCCTAGTGGTATAAAAAGCAGGTATACTGATGCAGAGACTGCCAATATATTCACCATGGTCATGACAGGTCGCATCGGCAAAAATATAGTACGCATTTTACAAAAAAACGGCATAAATGCAATAGGACTCTCTGGGATAGATGGTCGCCTGATACAAGCAGAACGCAAAAAAAAATTACTAGTGATAAACGATAAAGGTAGAAAACAGATGATCGACGGAGGGTATACTGGAAAGATAACAAAGGTGGATTCAGACTTTATAAAATATTTAATAGAACGCAAGATGGTTCCAGTAATATCTCCAGTTGCAACAAGTGAAGAGTATGATTTTTTAAATGTGGATGGAGATAGAGCTGCAGCATATGTTGCAGGTGCTATAAAATCAGATTGCGTTTTGTTTATCACAAACGTGGACGGATTGTGGGACAAGGATAAAAATATCATAAAACATCTTGATCTACAATATGCAAAAGAGATTAGACCGACGATAGGTCCTGGAATGGAGAAAAAGGTTTTAGCATCTATAGAAGCAATAGAGATGGGTGTGAATACTGCAATTATAGCAAATGGAAAGAGGGAAAACCCCATATCAGAGGCGCTAAAACATAAAGAATGTACGGTGATAGAGAGATGA
- a CDS encoding acetylornithine and succinylornithine aminotransferase has product MYGDREMSEEEYMGNLYQKFPVTIHKGSGARVWDDTGREYIDCMGGYGVALVGHRNKRVVNALQKQLGEIITVHSSLYSTTRLEFLKKLFSIAPSKLSQVHLNNSGAESVEAAIKFARKYTKRKRMVAMRGSYHGKTMGALSLTFNPKYRKSFEPLVDLVEFVPFGDIDALQNVIDDQTAMLIIEPIQGESGIHVAPNGFLQKARSICDDSGTLLVFDEIQCGLGRTGRMWACEHWDTIPDILCASKGIAGGIPMGVTLTKPEIIASISKGEHSSTFGGNPLACAAAKAAITALTDDGLVKNAASVGAVLIDGLKSLASKHPIIREVRGMGLMVGVELKFDVREILLDAIKNGMLLLYSGRNVLRFLPPLSISKEEVQKVLVTLDELLTMEEKRRDAN; this is encoded by the coding sequence ATGTACGGTGATAGAGAGATGAGCGAAGAAGAGTATATGGGTAATCTGTATCAGAAATTTCCAGTTACAATCCATAAAGGTAGTGGTGCACGTGTTTGGGATGATACAGGTAGAGAGTATATCGACTGCATGGGAGGATATGGTGTAGCACTTGTTGGGCATAGAAACAAACGCGTCGTAAATGCACTGCAAAAGCAGCTAGGAGAGATCATCACCGTGCACAGCTCGCTATACAGTACAACTCGACTAGAATTTCTCAAAAAACTTTTCTCAATTGCACCCTCTAAACTCTCTCAAGTTCATCTAAATAACAGTGGAGCTGAATCAGTAGAGGCTGCGATAAAGTTTGCTCGCAAATACACTAAAAGAAAACGTATGGTTGCCATGAGAGGATCATATCATGGAAAGACCATGGGAGCCCTCTCGCTTACATTTAATCCAAAATATAGAAAAAGCTTTGAGCCGCTAGTAGATTTAGTCGAATTTGTTCCATTTGGAGATATTGATGCTCTGCAAAATGTAATAGATGATCAGACAGCCATGTTGATCATAGAGCCAATTCAAGGTGAGAGTGGAATACATGTAGCACCGAATGGATTTTTACAAAAAGCGCGGAGTATATGCGATGACTCTGGAACATTGCTAGTATTTGATGAGATACAGTGTGGACTTGGTCGTACAGGTCGTATGTGGGCATGCGAGCATTGGGATACGATACCAGATATACTGTGTGCTTCAAAAGGAATTGCAGGTGGCATTCCAATGGGTGTGACTCTAACAAAACCTGAGATTATTGCATCAATCTCAAAAGGCGAGCACTCTTCTACATTTGGTGGCAATCCACTTGCATGTGCAGCAGCAAAAGCTGCAATTACAGCACTTACCGATGATGGATTGGTAAAAAATGCAGCAAGTGTCGGTGCAGTGCTTATAGATGGTCTCAAAAGTCTTGCTAGCAAACATCCCATAATCAGAGAGGTTCGCGGTATGGGGCTAATGGTTGGAGTAGAGTTGAAATTTGATGTGCGAGAGATTCTTTTGGATGCAATAAAAAATGGAATGCTCTTACTATATTCTGGTAGAAATGTATTACGTTTTCTCCCACCACTCTCAATATCAAAAGAAGAGGTGCAAAAGGTTTTAGTGACTCTTGATGAATTGTTAACCATGGAGGAGAAGAGAAGAGATGCAAATTGA
- a CDS encoding AsnC family transcriptional regulator, whose protein sequence is MQIDSTDKKIIDIFKKNSRESFATVGTMTSISESAVRRRVKNMLDAGVIKKFTIEQDDVNSTKAIVLVSVDSATDTSLVSTNLKKLKDIRTVYEITGQYDIAVIMSADNISSINESIDALRKKSGVVDTNTVIILRTV, encoded by the coding sequence ATGCAAATTGATTCAACTGATAAAAAAATTATAGATATTTTTAAAAAAAATTCTCGTGAATCATTTGCTACAGTTGGAACCATGACGAGTATATCTGAATCAGCTGTTAGAAGACGTGTAAAAAATATGCTCGATGCTGGAGTGATAAAAAAATTCACAATAGAGCAAGACGATGTAAATTCGACAAAAGCCATAGTGTTAGTCTCTGTAGATTCTGCAACAGATACATCGCTTGTATCAACAAATCTAAAAAAACTCAAAGACATACGTACAGTCTATGAGATTACAGGGCAATATGATATTGCAGTAATAATGAGTGCAGATAACATCTCTTCGATAAACGAGAGTATTGATGCATTACGTAAAAAATCTGGAGTTGTCGACACCAACACTGTGATAATATTACGTACCGTATAA
- a CDS encoding homocitrate synthase, with product MTDLMENPNLYADAYNEYDLNHKKIRILDSTLREGEQHPGVSFTNKQRIQIAWMLDYFGVDQIEISPVVSDDHKKAVKTIIKQGLQADIVSHGRALRSDIDISIDCDAKWVAAYLGISDIHLRDKLRITQEQAMERAIDTVEYAKKHDLHIRFTLEDGSRAKPEFMEDMCRAITKAGVDRISLPDTVGILRPRGMYNFVNRVRQCTDAKLDAHVHNDMGFALANAFAACEAGVDQIHTTIDGIGERTGIPALAEVAVALTYLFKSPNDFRLDMLQDLSRLIESYTMIKPYDSKPIVGTSAFKHKAGTHLAAILRNPAAYEPIPPRSVGNRRRIVFGELAGKTGAAHLMSILGLNPNEDEAKGLASGLKNLRMGDLMDIPLDDRVEKKIIGDNDRSNGGE from the coding sequence ATGACGGATCTCATGGAGAATCCAAATTTGTATGCTGATGCATATAACGAGTATGATTTGAATCATAAAAAAATACGTATTCTAGATAGCACATTACGTGAAGGAGAACAACATCCTGGTGTCTCATTTACCAACAAGCAACGCATACAGATAGCATGGATGTTGGATTATTTTGGTGTAGATCAAATAGAGATATCACCAGTGGTCTCAGACGATCATAAAAAAGCAGTTAAAACTATAATAAAACAAGGACTACAAGCAGATATTGTATCACATGGTCGTGCATTACGCTCTGATATTGACATCTCTATTGATTGTGATGCAAAATGGGTGGCAGCATATCTTGGAATATCAGATATCCATCTACGTGACAAGTTGAGAATAACGCAAGAGCAGGCAATGGAGCGTGCAATAGATACTGTAGAGTATGCAAAAAAACATGATCTGCATATACGATTTACTTTAGAGGATGGTAGTAGAGCTAAACCAGAGTTTATGGAAGATATGTGCCGTGCAATAACCAAAGCTGGAGTTGATCGCATTAGTCTACCAGATACTGTTGGTATACTACGGCCACGTGGAATGTATAATTTTGTAAATAGAGTACGCCAATGCACAGATGCTAAACTTGATGCACATGTACATAATGATATGGGATTTGCTCTTGCCAATGCTTTTGCTGCATGTGAGGCAGGAGTAGATCAGATACATACGACGATAGATGGTATAGGAGAGAGAACTGGCATACCTGCACTAGCAGAAGTAGCAGTTGCCCTCACATATCTATTCAAATCTCCCAACGATTTTCGACTAGACATGTTGCAAGATCTCTCAAGACTTATCGAGAGTTATACTATGATAAAACCATACGACTCTAAACCCATCGTGGGCACATCAGCTTTCAAGCATAAAGCTGGAACGCATCTAGCTGCCATACTGCGCAATCCTGCAGCCTATGAACCAATACCACCTAGATCGGTTGGAAATCGCAGAAGAATAGTCTTTGGTGAGCTTGCAGGAAAGACAGGTGCTGCACACTTGATGTCCATATTGGGTTTGAATCCTAACGAGGATGAGGCAAAAGGATTGGCATCTGGATTAAAGAATCTTCGAATGGGCGATCTAATGGATATTCCGCTAGATGATAGAGTAGAAAAAAAGATAATAGGTGACAATGATCGGTCAAATGGTGGTGAATAG